A segment of the Denticeps clupeoides chromosome 2, fDenClu1.1, whole genome shotgun sequence genome:
GAAACCAGGAGCGCGGTTATCGCACTACTTTTTCAGAACGGAAACACACGCACGAATAGCGCGAACGAACAAAGAACCAGGAGAATAGTGAATTATGCGGGGACAATTTGCTCGCGTCCGATTGataacaaaaaccaacaaaacaaaaacgaatAGTGACTGCGTCGCTATAATAAACTCGGACTCTAATAAACTCTAATAAACCacgttattttatttatttttttaaactcagcGCAATATTAGATCGCAGAAGGAAATTCTCCCGCTGTAATCCGCCTAAATGAGTCCTGTTCACATCACCTCGGACACTTCAACTCGTTTCTCTGCACAAAATTACCATTTGCACAAACATGCAACAGCGCTGTTGAACATTGTTATTTTAGCAGCCTGTTTTATTAAATCATACTTAATGTCTAACTCGGACGTACGCATGGTTGCAAATTACTTTTAAGCATTAATGCTGTTGCAAATGCAAACATTGTTACAGGGTTACATTAGCtctatagtgaagtgaaagtgattgtcattgtgagacactgcagcacagcacacggtgacacaacgaaacgtgttatctgcttttaacatcacccttggtgagcagtgggcagccatgacagatgggTGGCACgtcagtggatcaggattcgaaccggcaaccttctgatcacggggccgcttccttaaccgctcaaCCTCCACTGCCCCCAAGACCAGGTCCAACTGTCTCTTCAAGCTTTTTACCTTCTTCATTTCTCCTTAGCTTCGGAAGTCAGCAGTTTATTTATCCTCTGCCCCCTACACAGCTTTTCTAGTGCTTTCTACTTCTAGATATTTCAATCTATCTAATTCATGAAGCTAAATCCCAATAAGCCACATATAATGTAACATACATTCTGTTATTCACAAGATTATTATACATTAGAATATTCAACTCCTAAATCTTGTGCATTATATCTAAACATAAAGAAGCACAACgtgacaaatatatatttattgttttattggagTTTTTTTGTGGGAAACACATTCAACATGGATGATCAGCAGCAGATGGCTGGACGTTCCAGGTGACCAGAGGAAcaaggacacagacacacacagtttggGCCGAGGGTTTTGCTATCCAGTCTGTACGGTTTAAGGCTTGAGTTGGCCACAGTGGGCTGGATTGGTTTCTAGGATGGATTTAATAATGGGACAAAAAGGACACATACAACCGTAACACAAATTTGATTCTTGGCCATTTACACAAGCAGCAGTCCATCAGTCAGTCAGCGTAGCCTTCTCATAAACACCAACATAAAATGAGGGCAAAccaaagaaggaaaaaagaactTACTGTTAATTggaagacacaaaaaaaaaattcaacaaagttaaattattacaaaagctgaaatatgcattatattcacatttttaatgtaatattcaATTTGGgcaaaatagaaaataatatatCATACTGTAATAATGAGTGATGCAGAGCATGACATAATGAATGGCACATCTATTGCATGATTAAATATTGTGTGCTCATACAGGTAAAGCCTATTTGTTTCACTTGGAGTGCACATGAGtctaataaatacaattttgccGTCTATGCCATTAAtactttttaaattgtttaacCACATACATTCTTCTTCTGTTTGGCTGAGTGCGCAGGTAGAGTAAAATGTACacagtattgtattttttaaatacaaaaatgaagaaTTGTTCCCTTTTTCATGCAATATACATGATCCAATGATGGACTGGACTGCCTCATGGGTCTGTAAGCTTGAGTTGGTGTGAGGGTGTGGTGTGAGGGTGTGGTTAGTCCAGCAGTGCTTGGATGAAGTAATATCCATTCCTTTCTGGTGGAGTTGGCAAGATCGGCTTCCCTCAAGCGTCCTCAGTCCCGTAAGGAGTGAAATACAAGTTCTACGTGTGATGTCTTAATCCTGCAACACATAAAAAAGTGTCTTGTGAATGACTGCACAATACAATACCTCACATGTACACAtcaaattgtatttaaaatgcaatcaaaatgttttaatcGCTTCAGACTGACTGTACTGATTTATTCGTGAAACTACACCAGCAATACACCCAATTAAAAGAGCATACTGTGCAAAATCATGTTTTCAGTGTAAATAGTAAGGAACTATGTGTGACAACAACATGAATGTATATGACTGAGATGTCCTTATTACCCCAAGTCTTCAGTGCACTACACATCAAAAGTGACTTCTCATAGTGGGAAACCATCACAATGAACCGATTTTGCACGAaatgctcattaaaaaaaacattattattattagtagtagtattaataGTCATCATAGATGAAACCATAAAAGGCTGCATGCAACAACATAACAAAAGAGCAGCCAACAGCCAGGCATATGTAAACATGCTTTCATGAAGGCATTTGTGACAATAAGGAATAAGCTAGCCGCATTACCTCTAAGAATGGTGGCTTTAACTTTGAACTCCTTCATATATCGGACTTTTATCGATCAAGGTACTCTGAACAGCGATTTAAAATACCCACCCGACGAATTACCACCATTGTCCAGCAGAGTGCACTGTATCCATTTCACAGAATCTGAGTATTGTTGGCTCTATGTTCATCGTATTAGAGGAACGCTTAAATAATTACGAAACAACAACAACTCCCTTATTGTCTTATTGTGAATGAAGAATGAAAACTGCAAAAGAAAGCTGAGGATTAGCATCAAGGCTTTGAGATGCATGTAACGGAGTGATGGAGAAAGCCCTGGAGGTTTGACAGGAAGTCTGAAGTGGGTTATGCTACACAGATGCAAAGGTTAGGAAGTGGAAGCTCAAAGCGGTCCCCCCAGGTTAGCAACGTGGTGGTGAACAGAGTCTAGCGGGGGAGGACCAACAGGCAACCAGCAGGCCAGACGGAGCTGTGCCTTTGGCGTCTCTGCCGTCCCCTTACCTGCGGTCACTCTTCCCCCTCCACGGGCGTTATCTCAGTCTCTTTATGGACCACTACTTTGGTCACTGACATGTCGGGATGCTGCTCTTTGGCTTCCTTAATAGCCTGAGCCAGGGCCTATCTCAAAGGGAGCACGAGAGTCAGAAAGGTGGACATCTCACTGTGTGTCTGGGAGCGTGTTTATAtcgagaggaagaggaagcctGCGTCTCTCACCTCGTCATGGTCGATGTCTGCATCCCCTGAGATTACGATTCTCTTCTCAATCCTGGTCTCTGAGATGCCTCCTCTCACAGTCTATTAAATAAGCAAAGAAATGGAAAATACGTTCAGGCGCATAAACGCCTTCCGCACCCCCCACGCAGCTTCCCTCTTTCATTGAAAAGCAAGGATTTGGTCCAACCTTGGTGATATGCGTGGTTGTGGTGGTACTCGTCGTTTCCGACGTGATGGTCTGGGCGCTCATTAGAATTCCAGGGTCTGCGTCACTGTCCATGTCTCCCTGTCACGTGAGGAGAATCAAGTTATTAGTTTAGCATGGTTGAATAATTCATATACACAGATTAGTTCTGGTTCCAAAATCTGATAGGTCGAGTCCCATTCAGGGTACCATTGATCACATGTTAATGTACCTAATGTTACTAGTCAGATATTATTTCTTGGCATAAGAGTAATTAGTGATGATAATTAAATTTAGTTGATTAGCTATTGGATGGAgtccatggggcagtggtggcctagagtttactgctcgcctggtccctccatctctgaaggtaaaaggaaaacattcatctagactcttctccgtcttggccccttggtggtggaatgaacttcccctcgaggtcagaacagctcagtcactgagcaccttcaaacggcagctcaagaccttcctctttaaagaatatttagattaaattgtaactttcttgttgtcgaacttgtgtacagaatctacaacagagtgaataaaaagatgtattcatagttggggtcctagtgaaccggaattgatctcttcatcgatggtaaagcacgttgtaagtctctctggataagggcgtctgccaaatgccgtaaatgtaaatgtaaatgtaaatgtaagaaagcggccccgtaatcagaaggttgctgattcaaatcccgagctgccaaggtgccactgaggtgccactgagcaaagcgccgtccccacacactgctccccgggcgtctgtcagtgcccactgctcaacaaggttgatagttaaaaggagaggacacattttgttgtgtcaccgtgtgctgtgctgcagtgtttcacaatgacaatcacttcactttcactttccaatAATAAATGCATCAATGCAATAATCCAATCAAGCCACCGATGTCCTTCTCTATCCTTCTCTGTCCTTGATAAAATCACATGACTTGTCATGGCTCATTGATAGTGGAGTTATGTGGAGTAAGTCATGAATTAGATGTACAGGTGCTATGTTTggtattaaaaacaatattataaGTGGCTGTTTAGCAGGATGCATCGATTCGTAACATTGTTCATCTGGTGACTGGAGGGTTAATGCCGTGCCGCACACTCCCCAAGCACCActcattaaaatgcatgcaCTGTGCCCACTGACTGTTCATGACACCAGTACCTGCAGCGACTCGAATGTGGTGGTCTTCATTTCCGTGTGGATGACGGGCACTTCCTGAACCATCGGCTTCTCCGTATCCTCCGCTAGCAGGCTGCTGAAGGTCTTGACCTCGGTGTGCAGCACGGAGGAAAGCTAAGGAAGGAGACAGAGGGATGGGATCAGAGGGCGGTGGAGGGGGGGgttctgtttttctttaatcAGTTGCATCATATTCTATTGCAGTACGCCACACCTTGCAGGTACAAGAAAACTAATGCAACATTTCAAACCAATTCAACAAATACCTGACTTcaaggtttttttattatagtacAGTTATGTCAAAAACCCAGCAATAGATCTACAAATAGACAAAGTATTTAAATTATTGACAATTTCACCCTTTTCATTAGGTAACTGTTCCTTTCAGATGGAAACACCAAATGATAACAATATCTTTCCAATTCATTCCAAAATGATTAATCTAAATAGCTGCACAGCTTGGACTGCATCTGCTTCTGCATCTGTGTGTAATCCAGTGAGAAACATGTTTCTGTTGACTGACACTTTTGCGGGAAGACACACAGATCGGTGCATAATTCAGCTGGCAGCGTTGGTGTGAAAAAATGTTGAACTGATGATCTAACTGCGAGGCTGCCCACTACAATACTAcaatcaaaacaaacaaacagctaattctttttaaattgattttttttgcatagctCTCGCATGGAAACAGCCAAAAATTggtgcaaaaacacaaaaatgacaatCAAATTCATTTAGAGTAAATATTAGTGCAGCAAAAATtgccacatacagtacaggccaaaagtttggacacaccttgtcattcaatgtgatttctttattttcatgaccatttacattggtagattctcactgaaggcatcaaaactatgaatgaacacatgtggagttatgtacttaacaaaaagtggagacctggcctccacagtcaccggacctgaacccagtcgagatggtttggggtgagctggaccgcagagtgaaggcaaaggggccaacaagtgctaaacacctctgggaactccttcaagactgttggaaaaccatttcaggtgacgaactcttgaagctcatcgagagaatgtagaatataaaacatgttttaagttGTTGCAAGTTAAGTAAACAAAGTTATAAACCAAGCAGATATCTTTGCTATTTTAAGCTATTTAAAGCAATGAGCTTTGGCTGCAATGACAGCATTTTTCTCAACCACCTAATATTAGACAATGGGGATGGATTTTCCCAGCAGTCCTGAAAGAGATCTGTGtcaaacatgtttaaaatgatatgcaaagcagtcatgaatGTAAAGAGAAGCGACTCTGAAGATTCATGaaatactttctttttctttagaTAGCACTTGCCATAGTCTTCACAGCTTCCACAGAGTCGGTGTGTCGAAACCTTAAACAGTTATTGTACTGGCCTCCAGATCTGACTGAACAGTAAATAAACTTGAATAATTTAGAATACACTCCACAGTGTATAGGTTTCTGTATAGTGATTTGCAGCCCTGTATGTGTTACATCAAGTATGTGTTACATACAAACCACTCTGCAGGAGGACAGAGGGAAGAACATCAGGACAAAGTCTGCACAGCCATACACAAACATCCACAGATCACTTGAGGAACTGAGGAACAACACTTGTGGGGAAAAAGGATCCAACTGGGTGGCCTgtagggcagggcagggcagggcagggcagggggTGATTTGGGGGTTGCCTCCTTGAGAAGCTTATCACTTTCTACCTCCATATTGATGCCCTCGTTCTGCTCTGCCACCTTCATGGGAGAAGAGGGGGCCATATTGGGTGACTGGTCCCCAGACCCGGGTTCGTCATCGCTGGACATTGAGAAGCTCTCACCCCCTGACTCGCTGTCAGTGGACACTGCTGGGGCTGCAGTGGCCGCCGTAGGGGACAGCGGGCCATTGAAGTTGGCTGAGGCCACGCTCGCAGAATCACTAGTGGCACCGCTGGACTCGGATTCATTGTCGGACTCGGGTTCCTCAAGTTCCTCTGGCTGCTCAGACTGAGAATCAGTCTCTACCTGTACTGGCTTCTCTTGTGGTGCCTGCTCCTGGGTCTTATCTTCTGACTCGTCCACTTCTGGGTTCGGTGACTCCTTTGACATTGTCTTTTCAGGACTGTCTGACAGCTGCAagagacacataaacacactccCAAATCAGGGCTCTGCAGCTTCAGCATCGCCAAGACAAAAGATAGGTAAGGTGACAATGTTCAGCATAAATAAACCTCCAGAACACGGAGGTTGCATCAGATATGCAGGTGATGTGTTCACATtgttaaacaaaagaaaaacacaaggcCGTCTAACAACAAAAATGATGACTCCCCATGAATCTGTCATCCGTTAACGGCCAGAGAAAAGACAGTAAAGATGAACGATGGTGACAACAGATGTCTGacaaagacaaaagcaaaagcAACTCTACCACACCAAAGAACATGGGGACCTGAAGAAGTGCAAGCAGCAACGCATGCACTTGAGCAGGCACCGGTCTGTCAAAGctatattatttaaatggaaTGAGTGGCCACCTTCACAAAGGCCTGACTATGCGCAGAGGAGGCTGCCCTTCCCCTGGTGCCGATCTCTCGGGCCGACTGTAAGAGAGCGGTGAGCTCTGGAGACATCTCGTCAAACGTGGGCTTAGGCTAGCAGACAAGAGAGATGAACAGTCAACACACCAGTGCAGAGGTTGGTCAaggacacacacatagacatatATGAACACAAATTACAGAATACGACAAGGTTTTGACAGGACCAGGTTCTGACAGCCGGGGTCATTCATGGGTTATTCATAAGAGCGTGGACTACACAAGACACCAGTCAGCGGTAGAGTTCCAATGGTCCCAAAAGTTGGACAGCTAAAAAGCACAAACAAAGCAAACCTTCACCCAGATTTCCTGTTTACAGCATTGCACAGAAGTACGTACACTCGccagccacattattaaaaataccTACAATATCCCCATATTTAAAAGTGTAAGAGATATAGCCTGTATCCTGATAACACTCACTGAATCAATTAAAGTCACGTTTCCAAGAAATTCTGAATATACAGTTTCTCTTTGAAATAACGGATGCCCACCCCCCATAAATCCCTCAATATGTGGCTACTCCCACTAATAAGGGAACATACAGTACacgccaaatgtttggacacaccttctcatacaATGCGTTTTTCTATGCTTTCGACTTTCTATGCTTTCACCCTGTCAAATAAAAACTTAAGTTGTTAACAATTATAAGATCCTATAGGAGTTTGTATTGCCTGGCCTATACAATGATTGACCAATAACGCTGAAAACCTAAAACCAAACAGGTTTTTGCCTATATATATGAGTGGGGAAACTTCAGGGCCATACAtgacatttttgttaaatggaAATACATATGCTATCACATGAAAGCCAAAAAAGGTAGATCAAGGTACATTTATGTTTGGGCATGAGATATCACATACGCCTTTTGGTTCTTCTCTTCAATATACAAGGTGGAGATATACAGAGTAGGTACTTCTCATAAAGTGGCTGGAGGTGAGTGTACAAAGTTCATGGCTTGTGATGCATGAATTTTAAAATTTCTTTCCAGAGCCAGACCAAGAACCTAAGAATGAATCCTCTTATGAATAGGGCCCATATCATTCCAACATCAAGCAGAAGACACATCAGAGAGCAAAAACTGAAAGTGGAAGTACCAGGCAGGCATTTTGAAGCCAATGTGAAAATTCCTGTACCTTGCAGTAAGGAACcggcaaacaaataaatgaagcctttgtgtgtattttcaggTTAAAATAAAGGTGAGCTTGGTGCTCACAGAGTTAAATGCTGCATCAAAAAAGCGTGAGTGACACCAAATACCACATTGAGGTATTtgtgtcaggaaaaaaaaagtgcaaaccATATAGAAAGGGCATACCCAAGactttcattaaaacatttagtCTTGCAGCAAAGCACTGGCTTTggtattgcagccatttttaaaGCCAGGCCTATGTAGCTTGGGGAGGAAGTGGCTTATGGGGAATCTTAGCGTAGGATTGTGGGTATTAGTGCTGTCGTCATACTACCACTCTGGCTGTGGGAGAGGTTTTGGTTAAAATGGACATGGGCCCAGGACTCAGTCGAAGCTCTGCAGGGGACTTGGCAGGTGATCTGAGGGGAGATCTGAGCAGGGGCGAGGATCGGCCCCTCAGCGTGGATTCGGGCAAGAGCGCAAGCTCGGCCCGCTTTGACTCGGGTAGCTCCTCGTTGGAGGTCACAGACACCACCATCCTCCCTAGGCCTGGGGTGGGTTCAGAGGGCGAGGGCGTCCGGGCTTCCTTGATGGTTATCATTGGTGCTTTACCCTCTGTGGATGTAAGCTCAGACACGTCGGACTCGGGGTCCACGGGGATGATCTTCACGGCAGTGGCCGTCTGATCAGGGATCTTCTTCAGAGAGTACAAAGGGGATGGCAGGTCTCCATCTTTGTTGTGAGTTGTCATGGTGACGATCTTCCCAGATACTGTGTCATACGACTTGCCCAAGGTGTAGGTCTTTTCTCGTACCACTTCTGTTTTGACTGTGACCTCTGTGTGGAAACTCTCGTTGGTTTTGATGTCCTCTCTGAGTGCGCCGCCAGCCACTGTGTTAGTCGCGGTCACTATTTCGAcaaaatttttcttttctgctacCTTAGGAGGGACTTTGCTTACTATTACCCACCCATCAGAATCCTACATACAAGATACAAAGACTGCAGTTAGCCAGGACTTCTTCAAGAAGAAGTCAGCTGTTCTTAAAGCCAGTGGAAGTCTTAGGTGTGAAAAAGATGAACATTCACTCAAACATCATGTTGTCACTGTTACCATTAGCATCAAAATTAGCACTTGGCTTTAAGAAATGCTAGAGAATTACAATGTgaaagacaaaaatataaatattattatacacAGACTCGACGAATTACCAGCGCAAGAAGTGAAAATAAGAAATTGACTCTTAAAAAACATGGATACTGTGCTGGTGGACTCACCCTGTGATGCAGCTGTCAGTGCATTTCAGCCAAGTGCAAGTCTGGTCCTAAAATTATTCTGCAACCAaccagcaggggcactagacctgTGGTGGCTTAACGCTTATATAATATTCAAGGACATATTTTCCCGGCACTATATGAAATGTAGTGGATGAGAAATATTCAGGAATGTCATAGAATTAACGTTTTCaggatttaaagaaataaatacaactTTTCGGTATCAAGGATCAGAGGCTTGGATTTTTGGTTGGTATATAATCATTTCTGAAACGCAAACTtgacaaaaaacatacatttaaaaaaaaaaggtaaaggtATGACTGACTTTTCTCACTCAGCCTACTTCTGATTTCTACACAATTTAAACCACACAGCCAGGTGAAATGTAACTCATGGCCTGCTCCTATTACCACCTAATTTTGCTGCTGACATGTTAGGAACCGGCGTGAGGTTTTTCCTGCAAGTTCTCCTGTAACAGCTGGGGTAATGTTTGGAGTTAATGCTTTATGTTTCTTATGTTTTTCTACTAGTGCACATTTTAAACCCCACTAACAGCTGTGAGGAAGATAATTTGACACGTACCACAGAAGTTTTCGTTTCCAACATCGTGTCCTTTATTTCTGACGATCCGGCGGCTTCGgccactgtgtcctctgcttttgtatCCTCTTTGGTCTTTTTGAAATACAAAGAGCTCCggtaaaaatacagaaaatggcTTAAAGGCAGATGCAGTGCACTGTCTGTATCAAATTATGTATTCTGCTTGATTTTACTTCTTGTGAAACATCTCTTTCATAATGAGCTGAGTCTTCAGGCGTTGCTTTCAAATTCATGCATGCAGTCCCATATTCATTACTTGAATACTATATATAACAAGTATATATAAGATTATATTACAGGCAATATTTAGGCATAATTAATGTTATAAAGTCTGTACCCATGACAAATGAAGCAGGACGTTCCTAttccttttaaaacaaatatgGGAAAATGTTTAATCCATATATTTTACAGCTGAGTTCcctctacaaaaaaaatcagaattatgttcttctgtttttttttggctaatTATATACTTCATTTGGGTTTCTCCATTTCATGGTCCCTTGCATTCATATATACAGGGATACATGATCCCTGTGAACACTGTGACTTCATCCACTTCTCTGGATTTTTCTGTCTTCATGCTGCATAACAAATACCATCCTAAGGCTTATACAGGAAAGGAAAGACTTAAAATCTCCTTCCCATACTGCCACAGCTTCATCACACAAATGTATTCAAACACTGACTTACTTCCTCAGGCACAAGGGGCTCAATCATGGGGGCTTCGTCAAGCCGTGGCGAGCGAAGCGGAGAAGATGACAGTCGTTTCTCCCACTCTGTAAGGCCAGATTTTTCTGCTCCCTGCTCCAGGAAGGTCCTCTTAAGTTCGCTGATGTTGGTCTGGTGTTTTATCAGGTCATCAGGCATATTTTCCAATtcctgatgtgttaaaagcacaGGAGTTACCCTTTCACatataaaatgttgaaaagacAAGGTCTGCAAAGCTTACAActggtatttttattttttgctacgTTTCACATTGACACAACATTGCAGCATAACTAGGATTAGCACCCCCCTCCAGTTAAAAATCTAAGTAGCCCAGTCTCATTCTCCAAAGAGAACAATTTTATTGCTTTATATTCCACAGTGAAATTACTTTTCTGAGAGGTTTCTGAGCGATGCATGATGCTGATGACTTAAGGCAGTGCCATTTGCACCATAGATTTCAGCAACTGTTTTAATTATGATACAAATTCCTTCTAAAATAGATGGGCAAGACAAAATTGGAATGAGAAGAAAATATCTCCATATAAGAGATGCTGGTTCAACATCTTATATGCTAAAAAATGTATGGATCG
Coding sequences within it:
- the epb41l3a gene encoding band 4.1-like protein 3a isoform X5 — its product is MTTEPGLELESKAEASAPPPQTAPPTQAGQESDQFPPAAAHSTPVRKEQNGEREAGVIPEGKADQQQGEEDRASHRSSSSKLSRSPGKTAKKPKNMQCKVTLLDGSDYSCVVEKRDKGHVLFEKVCEHLNLLEKDYFGITFRDIENQKNWLDPSKEMKKQIRGVAWHFSFNVKFYPPDPAQLSEDITRYYLCLQLRDDVVSGRLPCSFATHTLLASYTVQSELGDYDLDEYGTDYVSEFRFAPNQTKEMEEKVIDLHKNYKGMTPAEAELHFLENVKKLSMYGVDLHHAKDSEGVEIMLGVCSSGLLIYRDRLRINRFAWPKVLKISYKRNNFYIKIRPGEFEQFESTIGFKLPNHRAAKRLWKVCVEHHTFFRLVSPETPPKKFLTLGSKFRYSGRTQAQTRRASSQIVRPAPFFERSTSKRYTMSRSLDGEMGTALYGTAKGIAMSDLITTVTPEKKAEEKKAEEGVEEEEETTKVTEVSQASPVSPIRQDTRTDLSETVIDGELTATESDQEDESEIKAQELENMPDDLIKHQTNISELKRTFLEQGAEKSGLTEWEKRLSSSPLRSPRLDEAPMIEPLVPEETKEDTKAEDTVAEAAGSSEIKDTMLETKTSVDSDGWVIVSKVPPKVAEKKNFVEIVTATNTVAGGALREDIKTNESFHTEVTVKTEVVREKTYTLGKSYDTVSGKIVTMTTHNKDGDLPSPLYSLKKIPDQTATAVKIIPVDPESDVSELTSTEGKAPMITIKEARTPSPSEPTPGLGRMVVSVTSNEELPESKRAELALLPESTLRGRSSPLLRSPLRSPAKSPAELRLSPGPMSILTKTSPTARVVPKPTFDEMSPELTALLQSAREIGTRGRAASSAHSQAFVKLSDSPEKTMSKESPNPEVDESEDKTQEQAPQEKPVQLSSVLHTEVKTFSSLLAEDTEKPMVQEVPVIHTEMKTTTFESLQGDMDSDADPGILMSAQTITSETTSTTTTTHITKTVRGGISETRIEKRIVISGDADIDHDEALAQAIKEAKEQHPDMSVTKVVVHKETEITPVEGEE